In bacterium, the sequence AACCGTTGAAGCCGGGATCCACGAACCCGGCGGTGGAGTGGATCAGCAGGCCGATCCGGCCCAGGCTGGATTTGCCCTCGAGCCGGGCCACGAGGTCGTCGGGCAGGTGGATCCGCTCGAGGGTGGCCCCGAGCACGAACTTGCCGGGGTGGAGGATGAAGCGGCCGTCAGGGCTGACCGCCCTCTCCTGGGTGAGGTCGGGCTGGGCCGTCTTGGGATCGATATACGGGTAGAGGTGGTTCTCGAACACCCGGAAGAAGCGATCCACCCGCAGGTCGACCGACGAGGGCTGGACGTTGTCGGGTTCGTAGGGATCGATCCCGATGCGTTCCGCCTCGATGGCGGCCTTGATGTCCCGATCTGAAAGGATCACCGCTCTACTCCAGGTCTGCTGCAGGTTGCCGACCGGTGGGCGAATCACATCGCCAGGGGAAGGGAGCGGGTGAGGGGAATCGAACCCCCGTTCTCAGCTTGGGAAGCTGATGTTCTACCACTGAACTACACCCGCCGGACCGCCGCGATGGTAGCGAGGGGCCAGGGTGGGTGTCATATGCGTCGGGCCGATCTGCCACGCCTTCGGATCAGGTCAAAATGCCGGCCAGGCCCCAGATGCTGATCACCAGACCTACCCCCAGCAGGAAGCGAACCCGCCCCGGCCGGTAGGCGCCCTTGGCACCTTCGGGAGCCTCACCACGGGCGTGTTTCCACATGGCGAAGCCGTTCCCGGCCACCATCGCCAGCCCCAGCGCCGTCATCATCTGCCCCAGCAGGGCGTCCAACCCGAGAATGTCCGCCATGACCTGCCTACCGTAGCCCTGCTGCGGTGCTGAGGAACCCACGACCTCGTAAACTGGAACCCGAATGGCTTCCCAAGGCTCCCGTCTCGCTGTAGTCGCCGCGCTGGCCGCCAACTCGGCCATCGCGGTAGCCAAGTTCATAGCGGCCGCCATCACCGGGTCGGCGGCGATGCTGGCCGAGGCGATCCACTCGGTGGCCGACTCCGGTAACCAGGGGATGCTTCTATGGGGCATGACGGTCGCCAAACGCGCCGGCGGGCAGCGCCATCCGTTCGGGCGGGGCAAGGAGGTCTACTTCTGGAGCTTCATGGTGGCGGTCATGCTGTTCGTGGGCGGCGCCGTGTTCTCCATCCAGCACGGCGTCAACGCCCTCCGGCATCCGCATGCGGTGGAGAGCTTCGGTGTCTCCGTGGCCGTGCTCGGTGGGGCGATCCTCTTCGAGGCCATCCCCTGGACGGTGGCGGCGCGGGAGTTCAACCGGGTCCGCGGCTCGCGGGCCCTGTGGCGCACCCTGCGCGACACCAAGGACGCGGCCCTGCTGGTCGTACTGTTCGAGGACAGCGCCGCGGTCGGCGGCCTGAGCGTCGCGCTGGCAGGCATAGTCGCCTCCCAGATCACCGGCGACCCCATCTGGGACGCCCTCGCGTCGATCCTGATCGGGTTGCTGCTGGCCGTGGTGGCGTTCTTCCTGGCCTTCGAGATCAAGGGACTGCTGATCGGGGAAGCCGCCGGACGCCGGGACCGGGCCACCATCCGGGCGCGGGTGCTGGCCCACGCCAACGTCACCGGCGTGGACCGCCTGCTCACCATGCACATGGGTCCCGAGGACATCCTGGTCAACCTCGACGTCGAGTTGGTGAAAGGCCTCTCCGGTAAAGAGGTCCACCAGACCATCGAGGACGTCGAGGAGGCCATCCGGATCGCACTGCCGGCGGCCGGGAACATCTTCGTCGAGATCGACATCGGATCATGAGCACCGCCTCCGCCCCGGCCTCCTCCGCCAACCTCGGGCCCGGCTTCGACACCATGGCCCTGGCACTCGACCTGAGATGCCGGGTAACCGCCGAAGTCGCGGGCTCGTGGTCGACCCGGCACATCGGACCCGAGCCCTACCTGGGCGATGAGGACAACGATGCCGTCCTGGCGGCGGCTCGTGCGGTGAGCGACCGGCCGCTCCGGATGGAGATCGCCAACCACGTTCCCCTGTGCAGCGGCCTGGGATCGAGCGCGGCCGCCTTCACCGCCGGCACCCTGGCCGCCCTGCGCGCCAACGGCAAGGACCCGACCCACGACGAGCTGTTCCAGTACGTCAAGTACCTGGAGGGCCACCCCGACAACGCCGCCGCCGCCGTCTACGGGGGGTTGGTGTCGGTGGCCGAAGGATGGGTGGTGCACCACTCGCTGTCGCCCGACCTGGTGCCGGTGCTGGTGGTCCCCGACTTCGAGGTCCGCACCAGCGACTCCCGCAAGGTGGTGCCGGATTGCGTCCCCCTGGACGTGGCGGTTCGCACCCTGGGACGGCTCACCGCGCTCATCGAGGGGCTGCGCACCGG encodes:
- the dcd gene encoding dCTP deaminase encodes the protein MILSDRDIKAAIEAERIGIDPYEPDNVQPSSVDLRVDRFFRVFENHLYPYIDPKTAQPDLTQERAVSPDGRFILHPGKFVLGATLERIHLPDDLVARLEGKSSLGRIGLLIHSTAGFVDPGFNGYLTLELANVANLPIAIYPGMLIGQISFYELSSPAEHPYGSLWAGSKYQGQRGPTASRVHENFRQ
- a CDS encoding cation diffusion facilitator family transporter, which translates into the protein MASQGSRLAVVAALAANSAIAVAKFIAAAITGSAAMLAEAIHSVADSGNQGMLLWGMTVAKRAGGQRHPFGRGKEVYFWSFMVAVMLFVGGAVFSIQHGVNALRHPHAVESFGVSVAVLGGAILFEAIPWTVAAREFNRVRGSRALWRTLRDTKDAALLVVLFEDSAAVGGLSVALAGIVASQITGDPIWDALASILIGLLLAVVAFFLAFEIKGLLIGEAAGRRDRATIRARVLAHANVTGVDRLLTMHMGPEDILVNLDVELVKGLSGKEVHQTIEDVEEAIRIALPAAGNIFVEIDIGS
- the thrB gene encoding homoserine kinase; translated protein: MSTASAPASSANLGPGFDTMALALDLRCRVTAEVAGSWSTRHIGPEPYLGDEDNDAVLAAARAVSDRPLRMEIANHVPLCSGLGSSAAAFTAGTLAALRANGKDPTHDELFQYVKYLEGHPDNAAAAVYGGLVSVAEGWVVHHSLSPDLVPVLVVPDFEVRTSDSRKVVPDCVPLDVAVRTLGRLTALIEGLRTGSEEILDNARGDEIHETSRLATYPETARLMEVALDAGAVYACLSGAGPSILSLARRDHVSTVEEALAAVLRGEGKAMVLRPDIKGAG